The Diaphorobacter ruginosibacter genome contains a region encoding:
- a CDS encoding Tim44 domain-containing protein, translating to MMKLWSVVLVAMLVLVHADADAKRMGGGKSMGKQSSNVTQRESGGPAAAPGAPAQSANNAAPARQPGAPAAPAAAPKKPWGAMLGGLAAGLGLAWLASSLGLGEGFGNILMIALLAMIAFAVIRMIMRAKAGAGSSGNAGNASPFAFQGAGNASPSQAEVPRQYNPDKIGNDASARPFDHSNMAFSPAAGAAGAAGGSMIGSALGGSQNWGVPDGFDTEGFLTAAKRNFVTLQAAWDRADITSLRSMMTDDMVTEIRSQLNEREAHRTDGQPNQTDVVMIEAQLLGIEDLGDAYMASVEFSGMIREEPSAGPSPFREVWNMTKPKAGGSGWLVAGVQALQ from the coding sequence ATGATGAAACTGTGGTCTGTAGTCTTGGTCGCGATGCTCGTGCTGGTGCACGCCGACGCCGATGCGAAGCGCATGGGTGGCGGCAAATCCATGGGCAAGCAGTCGTCCAACGTGACGCAGCGTGAATCCGGCGGCCCTGCGGCCGCGCCGGGCGCGCCTGCCCAATCTGCCAACAACGCGGCGCCAGCGCGTCAGCCGGGGGCTCCCGCAGCGCCTGCAGCCGCACCCAAGAAGCCCTGGGGCGCCATGCTGGGCGGTCTCGCCGCCGGCCTGGGCCTGGCATGGCTGGCCAGCTCGCTGGGCCTGGGTGAAGGCTTCGGCAACATCCTGATGATCGCGCTGCTCGCGATGATCGCCTTCGCCGTGATCCGCATGATCATGCGTGCAAAGGCGGGAGCAGGCTCTAGCGGCAATGCGGGCAATGCATCGCCGTTCGCCTTCCAGGGCGCTGGCAACGCGAGCCCTTCGCAGGCGGAAGTGCCGCGCCAGTACAACCCCGACAAGATCGGCAACGATGCGTCGGCCCGTCCGTTCGATCACAGCAACATGGCCTTCTCGCCCGCTGCCGGTGCGGCTGGTGCTGCAGGTGGATCGATGATCGGCTCGGCTCTGGGCGGTTCGCAGAACTGGGGCGTGCCGGATGGCTTCGACACCGAAGGCTTCCTGACCGCGGCCAAGCGCAATTTCGTGACACTGCAGGCAGCCTGGGACCGCGCGGACATCACGTCGCTGCGTTCGATGATGACCGACGACATGGTCACGGAGATCCGCTCCCAGCTCAATGAGCGCGAGGCGCACCGCACCGATGGCCAGCCGAATCAGACCGATGTGGTGATGATCGAGGCGCAACTGCTGGGTATCGAGGATCTGGGCGACGCCTACATGGCAAGCGTGGAGTTCTCGGGCATGATCCGCGAAGAGCCCTCTGCCGGTCCTTCCCCGTTCCGCGAGGTCTGGAACATGACCAAGCCCAAGGCGGGTGGCAGCGGGTGGCTGGTGGCTGGAGTGCAGGCTCTCCAGTAA
- the ubiB gene encoding ubiquinone biosynthesis regulatory protein kinase UbiB has protein sequence MSRLYRGFTIVWTCLRYGLDELVLNSFQNPVLSRIARFTNFGRKLDAPRGQRLREALESLGPIFVKFGQVLSTRRDLMPPDIADELALLQDRVPPFDPQVAVDTIERSFRRPVDEVFVSFDRVPVASASIAQVHFAVIRDRDGHERDVAVKVLRPGMLGVIDKDLALMRMMASWVEKLSSDGKRLKPRQVVAEFDNYLHDELDLIREAANAAQLRRNMDGLNLVEIPEVFWDFCHPQVLVMQRMNGVPINQVERLRNAGVDIPKLARDGVTIFFTQVFRDGFFHADMHPGNIQVSLEPETFGRYISLDFGIVGSLTEFDKEYLAQNFTAFFRRDYKRVAELHIESGWVPATTRVNELESAIRAVCEPYFDRPLKEISLGMVLLRLFQTSRRFQVEIQPQLVLLQKTLLNIEGLGRQLDPELDLWSTAKPFLEKWMLDQMGPKRVWRELQSQAPLYAKMLPQLPRLMHDYLQQRPKDYGTELQELLAEQKRTNRLLQRIVYGGVGFVLGLLVMQILMRMRHFY, from the coding sequence ATGAGTCGTTTGTATCGCGGCTTCACGATCGTCTGGACCTGCCTGCGCTACGGGCTGGATGAGCTGGTCCTCAATAGTTTTCAGAACCCGGTGCTCAGCCGCATCGCGCGGTTCACCAATTTCGGGCGCAAGCTGGATGCGCCACGCGGGCAGCGCCTGCGCGAGGCGCTCGAGAGCCTGGGGCCGATCTTCGTGAAGTTCGGGCAGGTGCTGTCCACGCGCCGCGACCTGATGCCGCCCGATATCGCCGACGAACTCGCGCTGCTGCAGGATCGCGTGCCGCCGTTCGATCCCCAGGTGGCGGTCGATACCATCGAGCGATCGTTCCGCAGGCCGGTCGACGAAGTGTTCGTGTCCTTCGATCGCGTCCCGGTGGCGAGTGCATCGATTGCGCAGGTGCATTTCGCGGTGATCCGTGACCGCGATGGCCACGAGCGCGATGTGGCCGTGAAGGTGCTGCGCCCGGGCATGCTGGGCGTGATCGACAAGGATCTGGCGCTGATGCGCATGATGGCCAGTTGGGTCGAGAAGCTCTCGAGCGATGGCAAGCGCCTGAAGCCCCGCCAGGTGGTGGCCGAATTCGACAACTACCTGCATGACGAGCTTGACCTCATCCGCGAGGCGGCCAACGCCGCGCAGCTGCGTCGCAACATGGATGGCCTCAACTTGGTGGAAATTCCCGAGGTGTTCTGGGACTTCTGCCATCCGCAGGTGCTGGTGATGCAGCGCATGAACGGCGTGCCGATCAACCAGGTCGAGAGGTTGCGCAATGCCGGGGTGGACATTCCGAAGCTGGCGCGCGACGGGGTCACCATTTTCTTCACGCAGGTGTTCCGCGACGGCTTCTTCCACGCGGACATGCATCCGGGCAATATCCAGGTGAGCCTGGAACCCGAAACCTTCGGCCGCTACATCTCGCTGGATTTCGGCATCGTCGGATCGCTCACCGAGTTCGACAAGGAATATCTCGCGCAGAACTTCACCGCGTTCTTCCGCCGCGACTACAAGCGCGTGGCCGAACTGCATATCGAAAGCGGCTGGGTGCCTGCCACCACGCGCGTGAACGAGCTGGAATCCGCGATCCGCGCGGTATGCGAACCCTATTTCGACCGGCCGCTCAAGGAGATCTCGCTGGGCATGGTGCTGCTGCGCCTGTTCCAGACCTCACGCCGCTTCCAGGTGGAGATCCAGCCCCAGCTCGTGCTGCTGCAGAAGACGCTGCTCAACATCGAGGGCCTGGGCCGACAGCTCGATCCCGAGCTCGACCTGTGGAGCACGGCCAAGCCCTTCCTCGAGAAGTGGATGCTCGACCAGATGGGGCCCAAGCGCGTATGGCGCGAACTGCAATCGCAGGCGCCGCTCTACGCGAAGATGCTGCCCCAGCTGCCGCGCCTGATGCACGACTACCTGCAGCAAAGGCCCAAGGACTACGGCACCGAGCTGCAGGAACTGCTGGCGGAGCAGAAACGCACCAACCGCCTGCTGCAGCGCATCGTCTACGGGGGTGTCGGTTTCGTGCTGGGATTGCTGGTGATGCAAATCCTGATGCGCATGCGGCATTTCTACTGA
- a CDS encoding FmdB family zinc ribbon protein has translation MPIYAYKCSACGFAKDVLQKISDAPLTQCPECAAEAFSKQLTAPGFQLKGTGWYATDFKNSGSGPASAANPESKADVKASGDAAAAAAPAAAPAPASATEA, from the coding sequence ATGCCAATTTACGCCTACAAATGCAGCGCCTGTGGTTTTGCCAAGGACGTGCTGCAGAAAATCTCTGATGCGCCGCTCACCCAGTGCCCGGAATGCGCGGCAGAGGCGTTTTCCAAGCAGTTGACGGCCCCCGGCTTCCAGCTCAAGGGAACGGGTTGGTACGCCACGGATTTCAAGAACAGCGGCAGTGGCCCGGCAAGCGCCGCCAATCCCGAGTCCAAAGCCGATGTCAAGGCGTCCGGCGATGCCGCGGCTGCGGCAGCTCCTGCCGCCGCGCCGGCTCCCGCATCCGCAACAGAGGCCTGA
- a CDS encoding DUF502 domain-containing protein: protein MSALRRWLLTGLLVIVPGVITAWVLNWIVSTLDQTLQILPGDWQPDKLLGMHIPGFGVVLTLLILLLVGGLASNFAGRKLVQWGDALVSRIPVVRSIYSSVKQVSDTLFSESGNAFRTAVLVQWPREGVWTVAFVTGAPTGEVAAYLRDEFVSVYVPTTPNPTGGYFVMMRKSDCIELDMSIDAALKYIVSMGVVTPPDPIAHEPKQ, encoded by the coding sequence ATGTCTGCTCTCAGAAGGTGGCTTCTCACGGGTCTGCTGGTCATCGTGCCGGGCGTGATCACCGCTTGGGTGCTCAACTGGATCGTCTCCACGCTCGACCAGACGCTGCAGATCCTGCCGGGCGACTGGCAGCCCGACAAGCTGCTCGGCATGCATATCCCTGGTTTCGGGGTGGTGCTCACGCTGCTCATCCTGCTGCTCGTCGGCGGTCTCGCCAGCAACTTCGCGGGGCGCAAGCTCGTGCAGTGGGGCGATGCGCTGGTCAGCCGCATTCCCGTCGTGCGCTCGATCTACTCGAGCGTGAAGCAGGTGTCGGATACGCTGTTCTCCGAAAGCGGCAACGCGTTCCGCACGGCCGTGCTGGTGCAGTGGCCGCGAGAAGGCGTATGGACGGTGGCGTTCGTGACCGGGGCACCGACCGGGGAAGTGGCTGCTTACCTGCGCGATGAGTTCGTCAGCGTGTATGTGCCGACGACGCCGAACCCCACCGGCGGTTATTTTGTGATGATGCGCAAGAGCGACTGCATCGAGCTCGACATGAGCATCGACGCAGCGCTGAAATACATCGTGTCGATGGGTGTGGTGACGCCGCCGGACCCGATCGCCCACGAACCCAAACAATAA
- the aspS gene encoding aspartate--tRNA ligase, giving the protein MAMRTEYCGLVTEALLGQTVTLCGWVNRRRDHGGVIFIDLRDREGYVQVVCDPDRPEMFKIAEDLRNEFCIQVKGLVRARPAGTTNDKLKSGQIEVLCHELNVLNASVTPPFQLDDENLSETTRLTHRVLDLRRPYMQRNMMLRYKTAIQVRNYLDKLGFIDIETPMLGKSTPEGARDYLVPSRVHDGEFFALPQSPQLYKQMLMVAGYDRYYQITKCFRDEDLRADRQPEFTQIDCETSFLNEEEIRAIFQQMIVEVFKEQLNVDLGEFPIMTYQDAAFRFGSDKPDLRVKLEFTELTEVMKDVDFKVFSTPATTKGGRVVALRVPRGAEISRGEIDAYTEFVKIYGAKGLAWIKVNEVAKGRDGLQSPIVKNLHDAAIAEILKRTGAQDGDLLFFGADKEKIVNDSIGALRLKVGHSEFGKKNGLFENKWAPLWVVDFPMFEHDEENNRWAAVHHPFTSPKDGHEDLMDTDPGKCLAKAYDMVLNGWELGGGSVRIHRADVQSKVFSALNISAEDARAKFGYLLDALQYGAPPHGGLAFGLDRLITLMTGAESIRDVIAFPKTQRAQDLLTQAPSPVDEKQLRELHIKLRNPTPAAQ; this is encoded by the coding sequence ATGGCAATGCGTACCGAATACTGCGGTCTTGTGACCGAGGCCCTGCTGGGCCAAACCGTGACCCTGTGCGGCTGGGTGAACCGTCGCCGCGACCATGGTGGCGTGATCTTCATCGACCTGCGCGACCGTGAAGGCTATGTGCAGGTGGTCTGCGATCCGGATCGTCCGGAGATGTTCAAGATCGCCGAAGACCTGCGCAACGAGTTCTGCATCCAGGTCAAGGGCCTGGTGCGCGCGCGTCCTGCGGGCACGACCAACGACAAGCTCAAGAGCGGCCAGATCGAAGTGCTGTGCCACGAGCTGAACGTGCTCAACGCATCGGTCACGCCTCCGTTCCAGCTCGACGACGAGAACCTGTCGGAGACCACGCGCCTCACGCACCGCGTGCTGGATCTGCGCCGTCCTTACATGCAGCGCAACATGATGCTGCGCTACAAGACCGCCATCCAGGTGCGCAACTACCTGGACAAGCTGGGTTTCATCGACATCGAGACCCCGATGCTCGGCAAGAGCACGCCCGAAGGCGCGCGCGACTATCTGGTGCCCAGCCGCGTGCATGACGGCGAGTTCTTCGCTCTGCCCCAGTCGCCCCAGCTCTACAAGCAGATGCTGATGGTGGCGGGCTACGACCGCTACTACCAGATCACCAAGTGCTTCCGCGACGAAGACCTGCGTGCCGACCGCCAGCCTGAATTCACGCAGATCGACTGCGAAACCTCGTTCCTGAACGAGGAAGAAATCCGTGCGATCTTCCAGCAGATGATCGTGGAAGTGTTCAAGGAGCAACTGAACGTCGACCTGGGCGAGTTCCCGATCATGACGTACCAGGACGCGGCCTTCCGCTTCGGCTCCGACAAGCCCGACCTGCGCGTGAAGCTCGAATTCACCGAGCTCACCGAAGTGATGAAGGACGTCGACTTCAAGGTGTTCTCCACGCCTGCCACCACCAAGGGCGGCCGCGTGGTGGCCCTGCGCGTTCCGCGCGGCGCCGAAATCTCGCGCGGCGAGATCGATGCCTACACCGAGTTCGTGAAGATCTACGGCGCCAAGGGTCTCGCCTGGATCAAGGTCAACGAAGTGGCCAAGGGCCGTGACGGCCTGCAGTCCCCGATCGTGAAGAACCTGCACGACGCGGCCATCGCCGAGATCCTCAAGCGCACTGGTGCCCAGGACGGCGACCTGCTGTTCTTCGGCGCCGACAAGGAAAAGATCGTCAACGACTCCATCGGCGCACTGCGCCTGAAGGTCGGCCACAGCGAGTTCGGCAAGAAGAACGGCCTGTTCGAGAACAAGTGGGCGCCGCTGTGGGTGGTGGACTTCCCGATGTTCGAGCACGACGAGGAAAACAACCGCTGGGCGGCCGTGCACCATCCGTTCACATCCCCGAAGGACGGCCACGAAGACCTCATGGACACCGATCCGGGCAAGTGCCTTGCCAAGGCCTACGACATGGTGCTCAACGGCTGGGAACTGGGCGGTGGCTCGGTGCGTATCCACCGTGCGGACGTGCAGAGCAAGGTGTTCTCAGCGCTCAACATCTCGGCCGAAGACGCGCGTGCCAAGTTCGGCTACCTGCTGGATGCGCTGCAGTACGGCGCGCCTCCGCACGGCGGCCTGGCATTCGGCCTCGATCGCCTGATCACGCTGATGACCGGTGCCGAGTCGATCCGCGACGTGATCGCCTTCCCGAAGACCCAGCGCGCGCAGGACCTGCTCACGCAGGCTCCGTCGCCCGTCGACGAGAAGCAGCTGCGCGAACTGCACATCAAGCTGCGCAACCCGACACCCGCGGCTCAGTGA
- a CDS encoding CsgG/HfaB family protein, protein MTACGEKKTELGEGSSEVTGSAGPAGAQGANPTLERCEQPIATVALLENPRGYVMPSAVNLPPTPVPLVKLLMQQSGCFRVVDRAGGLQGTLREGELRDAGVLRKNGTVEKGKGYEAQYTMTPSLTFSEQDAGRGLAGIIAMIPVLRDIAGLAGVAEQVKFKEAQTALFLTDNETTEQVAASTGSAKATDLGVGGFVLGRVGGGAGAGWSNTNEGKVIAAAFLHSHNQLVQQLRLLQAKELPPPVATKAAGQDGR, encoded by the coding sequence ATGACGGCGTGCGGCGAGAAGAAGACCGAACTGGGAGAGGGCAGCTCCGAGGTGACGGGATCGGCCGGGCCTGCGGGGGCGCAGGGCGCGAATCCCACGCTTGAGCGTTGCGAGCAACCCATCGCCACGGTGGCGCTGCTGGAGAACCCACGCGGCTATGTCATGCCCAGTGCGGTGAATCTGCCGCCCACGCCCGTACCGCTGGTGAAACTGCTGATGCAGCAAAGCGGCTGCTTTCGCGTGGTCGACCGCGCGGGGGGGCTGCAGGGCACCCTCCGGGAGGGCGAGCTGCGGGATGCCGGGGTGCTGCGCAAGAATGGCACGGTGGAAAAGGGCAAGGGCTACGAGGCGCAGTACACGATGACGCCCAGCCTGACCTTCAGCGAGCAGGATGCGGGGCGGGGCCTCGCGGGAATCATCGCGATGATTCCAGTGCTTCGCGACATCGCGGGGCTTGCGGGCGTGGCCGAGCAGGTGAAGTTCAAGGAGGCGCAGACCGCGCTCTTCCTGACCGACAACGAGACCACCGAGCAGGTCGCGGCGTCCACGGGCTCGGCGAAGGCGACCGACCTCGGCGTGGGCGGATTCGTGCTCGGCAGGGTCGGCGGTGGCGCCGGTGCGGGCTGGAGCAATACCAACGAAGGCAAGGTGATCGCGGCGGCCTTCCTGCATTCGCACAACCAGCTCGTGCAGCAACTGCGGCTGCTGCAGGCCAAGGAGCTTCCGCCGCCCGTGGCCACCAAGGCGGCAGGGCAGGACGGGCGCTGA
- the nudB gene encoding dihydroneopterin triphosphate diphosphatase yields the protein MTTEMDAGMNEALPVRPWKIPQSVLVIIHTRELQVLLMRRTGGTGETGEDARSEFWQSVTGSKDALDEAFSLTAHREVLEETGIDSRAAECTLRDWNMENVYSIYPQWLHRYAPGVRENTERIFSLEVPPDTSVTLNPREHTAYGWWDWRDAADRCYSSSNAEAILWLPRFAGR from the coding sequence ATGACAACTGAGATGGACGCTGGCATGAACGAGGCGCTGCCCGTGCGCCCCTGGAAGATTCCCCAGTCGGTGCTGGTGATCATCCATACGCGCGAATTGCAGGTGCTGCTGATGCGGCGCACCGGGGGCACGGGTGAAACCGGCGAGGACGCCCGCAGCGAGTTCTGGCAATCGGTCACCGGCAGCAAGGATGCTCTCGACGAGGCGTTTTCGCTCACGGCGCACCGCGAAGTGCTGGAGGAGACGGGCATTGACAGCCGGGCTGCGGAATGTACGCTGCGTGACTGGAACATGGAGAACGTCTACAGCATCTACCCCCAGTGGCTGCATCGCTATGCTCCCGGCGTCCGGGAGAACACCGAGCGGATCTTCAGCCTCGAAGTGCCACCGGACACATCTGTGACCTTGAATCCCAGGGAACACACAGCATATGGATGGTGGGACTGGCGGGATGCGGCGGATCGCTGTTACTCGTCCTCCAATGCAGAAGCCATACTATGGCTGCCACGATTTGCCGGACGATGA
- a CDS encoding endonuclease/exonuclease/phosphatase family protein, whose translation MITDFHSNAHDDHPGILRVATYNIHKGVQGLGPARRLEIHNLGLAVEQLDADIVCLQEVRKMNRREAQYFDRWPEVSQAEYLSPEGYESVYRTNAYTRDGEHGNALLTRWPVVGSSHEDISDHRFEQRGLLHVEIDFQGQRVHTIVVHLGLIHESRIRQIAQIHRFIEREVPKDAPLIVAGDFNDWGFQIKRMLAGFGLFEFDEGPRSNTYPARLPMVQLDHVYVRGLRPTGLHVPNGRIWWRMSDHLPLIAEFRL comes from the coding sequence ATGATTACAGATTTTCACAGCAACGCGCATGACGACCACCCGGGCATCCTGCGCGTTGCCACCTACAACATCCACAAGGGCGTGCAGGGCCTGGGGCCCGCGCGCAGGCTGGAGATCCACAACCTCGGGCTGGCCGTCGAGCAGCTCGATGCCGACATCGTGTGCCTGCAGGAAGTGCGCAAGATGAACCGCCGCGAGGCCCAGTATTTCGACCGCTGGCCCGAGGTGTCCCAGGCGGAGTACCTGTCTCCGGAGGGGTATGAGTCGGTCTACCGGACCAATGCCTATACGCGCGATGGCGAGCACGGCAATGCGCTGCTCACGCGCTGGCCGGTGGTCGGCAGCAGCCACGAGGACATCTCCGATCACCGCTTCGAGCAGCGTGGCCTGCTGCACGTGGAGATCGACTTCCAGGGCCAGCGTGTGCACACCATCGTCGTGCACCTGGGCCTGATCCACGAGAGCCGCATTCGCCAGATTGCGCAGATCCACCGCTTCATCGAGCGCGAGGTTCCCAAGGATGCGCCGCTGATCGTCGCCGGCGACTTCAACGACTGGGGCTTTCAGATCAAGCGCATGCTCGCAGGGTTCGGGCTGTTCGAATTCGACGAAGGCCCGCGCTCCAACACCTATCCGGCGCGCCTGCCGATGGTGCAGCTCGACCATGTCTACGTGCGCGGACTGCGTCCCACGGGGTTGCATGTGCCGAACGGGCGCATCTGGTGGCGCATGTCCGACCACCTGCCGCTGATTGCGGAGTTCAGGCTTTGA
- the clsB gene encoding cardiolipin synthase ClsB, with amino-acid sequence MKQPAARAGKRIILQSGHEVRLLQGTLELFPSLVADMDAAKDCIQFETYIFDCTASGEDIADALIRAAQRGVDVRLAVDGFGTGPIPAPLRERFDAAGVQLQVFSAVSQLALLLPRHWRRLHRKLCVVDDEVLYCGGINVLDDFYDPNHGALTAPRFDFAVRAKGAVVEQASDNMDKLWWRMRAVHDARNRRISSAVADLRAAGVARTAARLSDAKTRGMRAALLFRDNLRNRARIEKAYLRAIANARQDIIIANAYFLPGRKLRRALILAAQRGVKVRLLLQGKYEYFMQYHASRPVYGALLAAGVQIHEYAPSFLHAKVAVIDAYVEKPWATVGSSNLEPLSLLLAREANVVVEDAEFAQDLHRRLELAMEHEGELMDPQGFASRPLRQRVLDHIASAIMRSLIWVTGNRY; translated from the coding sequence TTGAAGCAGCCGGCGGCCCGGGCTGGCAAGCGCATCATCCTGCAATCCGGGCACGAGGTCCGGCTGCTCCAGGGTACCCTTGAACTCTTTCCCTCGCTGGTCGCGGACATGGACGCCGCGAAGGACTGCATCCAGTTCGAGACCTACATCTTCGACTGCACCGCGAGCGGCGAGGACATCGCCGACGCCTTGATCCGTGCGGCGCAGCGCGGTGTGGACGTTCGCCTGGCGGTGGACGGCTTCGGCACCGGGCCCATCCCGGCCCCGCTGCGCGAGCGCTTCGATGCCGCGGGCGTGCAGTTGCAGGTGTTCTCGGCCGTGAGCCAGCTGGCGCTCCTGCTGCCCAGGCACTGGCGCCGGCTGCACCGCAAGCTCTGCGTGGTCGATGACGAGGTGCTGTACTGCGGGGGCATCAACGTGCTCGATGATTTCTACGATCCCAACCATGGCGCGCTCACCGCACCGCGGTTCGACTTTGCCGTGCGTGCCAAGGGAGCGGTGGTGGAGCAGGCGTCCGACAACATGGACAAGCTCTGGTGGCGCATGCGCGCGGTGCATGATGCGCGCAACCGCCGCATTTCCAGCGCGGTGGCGGACCTGCGCGCAGCGGGCGTGGCGAGGACGGCGGCCCGCCTCTCGGATGCCAAGACGCGCGGCATGCGGGCCGCGCTCCTGTTTCGCGACAACCTGCGCAACCGTGCGCGCATCGAGAAGGCCTACCTGCGTGCCATCGCCAATGCGCGCCAGGACATCATCATCGCCAACGCCTACTTCCTGCCGGGCAGGAAGCTTCGGCGAGCGCTGATCCTGGCAGCCCAGCGCGGCGTGAAGGTGCGCCTGCTGCTGCAGGGCAAGTACGAGTATTTCATGCAGTACCACGCCTCGCGGCCGGTATATGGCGCGTTGCTGGCGGCGGGCGTGCAGATCCATGAATACGCGCCCAGCTTCCTGCATGCGAAGGTTGCGGTGATCGACGCCTATGTCGAGAAGCCCTGGGCCACCGTGGGGTCGTCCAACCTCGAGCCGCTGTCGCTGCTGCTGGCACGCGAGGCCAACGTGGTGGTCGAGGATGCCGAGTTCGCGCAGGATCTGCACCGGCGCCTCGAACTGGCCATGGAGCACGAGGGGGAGCTCATGGATCCCCAGGGCTTTGCCAGCAGGCCGCTCAGGCAGCGGGTGCTTGACCACATTGCCTCGGCCATCATGCGATCGCTGATCTGGGTGACGGGCAACCGCTACTGA
- a CDS encoding helix-turn-helix domain-containing protein yields the protein MPIDITLNVMLARRKVKSKDLAAAIGITEQNLSLLKQGKVKGLRLSTLEAICKYLDCQPGDLLSYSAGDIPDERFSEEEKET from the coding sequence ATGCCCATCGACATCACACTGAACGTCATGCTGGCTCGTCGCAAGGTCAAGTCCAAGGATCTTGCAGCAGCGATCGGCATCACGGAGCAGAACCTGTCCCTGCTGAAGCAGGGAAAGGTCAAGGGCCTGCGCCTGTCCACACTGGAGGCCATCTGCAAGTACCTGGACTGCCAGCCCGGGGACCTCCTGAGCTACTCCGCCGGCGACATCCCTGACGAACGATTTTCCGAGGAGGAAAAGGAAACCTGA
- a CDS encoding DUF2975 domain-containing protein — protein MPFNRLARCMASTTLCLIVLMLAANLAVWLFPRLGSIEGGLGLSFSLSDRMVSALGPNVTSMPWWQTLGAIMLSSLPLLVLSFGLLNLRALFKSYAAGEYFSATTSTHMRRLGIAVALWVVLGVLCEPLLSAWATMQLPPGQRFISLSFDSSGIVALFLAGCVIVVASILRRAHEIDSENKHFV, from the coding sequence ATGCCGTTCAATCGTCTGGCCCGTTGCATGGCCTCCACTACCCTGTGCCTTATCGTCCTCATGCTTGCAGCGAACCTTGCTGTCTGGCTGTTCCCCCGGCTGGGCAGCATCGAAGGAGGACTTGGCTTGTCCTTCTCACTATCCGACCGGATGGTGTCTGCGCTGGGTCCGAATGTGACCTCTATGCCCTGGTGGCAGACGCTTGGCGCGATCATGCTCTCCAGCCTTCCTCTTCTCGTGCTGTCCTTCGGACTGCTGAACCTGCGGGCGCTGTTCAAGAGCTACGCCGCTGGCGAGTACTTCAGCGCGACGACATCCACGCACATGCGCCGCTTGGGTATCGCCGTGGCGCTCTGGGTGGTGCTCGGCGTCCTGTGTGAACCGCTTCTGAGCGCCTGGGCAACGATGCAGCTGCCCCCGGGCCAACGTTTTATCTCGCTGAGCTTCGACTCCTCCGGCATCGTTGCGCTTTTCCTGGCCGGCTGCGTCATCGTCGTTGCCAGCATCCTGCGGCGAGCCCACGAGATCGACAGCGAGAACAAGCACTTCGTGTAA
- the folE gene encoding GTP cyclohydrolase I, with protein sequence MSQNKDADPKSAAPSADEGTPVSVKIRERLNAARKRFNANDNIAEFIEPGELEKLLDEVEEKMQTVLDSMVIDTQGDHNTQNTARRVAKMYINEVFRGRYVTPPTITEFPNAEHLNELMIVGPITVRSACSHHFCPVIGKIWIGVLPNEHTNVIGLSKYARLVDWVMGRPQIQEEAVVQLADLIMEKTQPDGLAVVMEASHFCMSWRGVREMDSKMINSVMRGVFLTNPTLRREFLSLIPGRN encoded by the coding sequence ATGTCGCAAAACAAAGACGCTGACCCGAAATCCGCCGCGCCTTCCGCTGATGAGGGAACGCCTGTTTCCGTGAAGATCCGCGAGCGCCTGAACGCTGCACGCAAGCGTTTCAATGCGAACGACAACATCGCCGAGTTCATCGAGCCCGGAGAGCTGGAAAAGCTGCTCGATGAGGTCGAAGAGAAGATGCAGACCGTGCTCGACAGCATGGTTATCGACACGCAGGGCGACCACAACACGCAGAACACGGCGCGCCGCGTGGCGAAGATGTACATCAACGAGGTGTTCCGCGGCCGCTACGTCACGCCGCCGACGATCACCGAGTTCCCGAATGCGGAACATCTGAACGAGCTGATGATCGTCGGACCGATCACCGTGCGCAGTGCCTGCAGCCACCATTTCTGCCCGGTCATCGGCAAGATCTGGATCGGCGTGCTGCCCAACGAGCACACCAACGTGATCGGCCTGTCGAAGTACGCACGGCTGGTGGACTGGGTCATGGGCCGTCCGCAGATCCAGGAAGAGGCCGTGGTGCAACTGGCCGACCTCATCATGGAAAAGACGCAACCCGACGGCCTTGCCGTGGTGATGGAGGCCTCGCATTTCTGCATGTCCTGGCGCGGCGTGCGCGAGATGGACAGCAAGATGATCAATTCGGTGATGCGCGGTGTGTTCCTCACCAATCCCACGCTACGCCGCGAATTCCTGTCACTGATTCCCGGAAGGAACTGA